One Nitrosopumilus piranensis genomic region harbors:
- a CDS encoding SemiSWEET family sugar transporter — MEVDSTLLTILGVTAGILILTGWVEQIYKGYKTKSLKDVSKFLMIFISAGAILWLIYGIIVEDVFIIGTNVAAIALMMIVLGMKKIYDRKLRG, encoded by the coding sequence ATGGAAGTTGACAGTACATTACTTACCATTCTAGGAGTGACTGCAGGGATTCTTATTCTAACAGGATGGGTAGAACAAATCTACAAGGGGTATAAAACAAAAAGTCTCAAAGATGTTTCAAAATTTTTGATGATATTCATATCAGCTGGTGCAATTTTATGGCTGATTTATGGGATAATAGTAGAAGACGTGTTTATCATTGGAACAAATGTAGCTGCAATTGCCTTGATGATGATAGTATTAGGAATGAAGAAAATATACGATAGAAAATTAAGAGGTTAA
- a CDS encoding tyrosine-type recombinase/integrase: MILFALQSFCDANDIEGVNWKKIRRLLGKKQKPKKSRPFTTDEIKLMLGVTKELRSKAILLFLSSSGVRREALTELKIGHLKEMPNDCLAVTVYADTDEEYITFINKEAKEALPRYFEKRKKDGESLDPDHPVFRTKYTLAISKPKVVSEKTVSNLVHRAKTNSGINLNDEPNMLCHAFRRRFNPILKLNNNANNPLIERLMGHDMKLDNAYFQPTIENLFEEYQKGVSNLVIDDKERVLEEKKKVEQEKEELIKIKEENENWQKKYAHERRKQ, encoded by the coding sequence TTGATTCTCTTTGCATTACAGTCATTCTGTGATGCTAATGATATTGAGGGGGTTAATTGGAAAAAAATTAGAAGATTACTTGGTAAAAAGCAGAAACCAAAGAAATCAAGACCTTTTACAACTGATGAAATCAAACTCATGTTAGGTGTTACAAAAGAACTTAGAAGTAAGGCAATTCTTTTGTTTCTAAGTTCTTCAGGTGTTAGACGAGAGGCTTTGACAGAATTAAAGATAGGACATCTAAAAGAAATGCCAAATGATTGTCTAGCAGTTACGGTTTATGCTGATACTGATGAAGAATACATTACTTTCATCAATAAAGAAGCTAAAGAAGCACTACCAAGATACTTTGAAAAAAGAAAGAAGGATGGAGAAAGTTTAGATCCTGATCACCCTGTATTTAGAACAAAGTACACATTAGCTATTTCAAAACCTAAAGTTGTTTCTGAAAAGACAGTTTCAAATTTAGTTCATAGAGCAAAAACAAATTCTGGAATCAATCTAAACGATGAACCAAATATGTTGTGTCATGCCTTTAGACGAAGATTCAACCCAATTCTAAAATTAAACAACAATGCAAACAACCCCTTAATTGAACGCCTTATGGGCCATGATATGAAGTTGGATAATGCTTATTTTCAACCAACAATAGAAAATCTATTTGAAGAATATCAAAAGGGCGTATCAAATCTAGTAATCGATGATAAGGAACGAGTCTTAGAAGAAAAGAAGAAAGTAGAACAAGAAAAAGAGGAACTAATCAAAATAAAGGAAGAAAATGAGAATTGGCAAAAGAAATACGCCCATGAAAGAAGAAAACAGTAA
- a CDS encoding winged helix-turn-helix domain-containing protein: protein MVKKKLQRFDLKVLLRLLTVMYESGHEKRTNLALNAKLSYDTCVSYLEMLEFLGFVTKTKRYPHQVYDITAHGILLCKKKLDVEFDKKYNAIPTILE, encoded by the coding sequence ATGGTAAAAAAGAAACTACAAAGATTTGATCTCAAAGTTTTACTGCGTCTGCTTACTGTAATGTATGAATCTGGCCATGAAAAGAGGACAAATCTGGCGCTAAATGCAAAGCTTAGCTATGATACATGCGTATCATATCTTGAAATGTTAGAGTTTTTGGGATTTGTAACCAAGACCAAGAGATACCCACATCAGGTTTATGACATTACCGCTCATGGAATTTTACTGTGCAAGAAGAAACTTGATGTAGAGTTTGACAAAAAATATAACGCAATTCCGACAATTTTGGAATGA
- the tpiA gene encoding triose-phosphate isomerase, translating into MFVINCKNYEEISGDKIIKFVKTAEKISKKFKIKIAICPPQHLIGVVATSSIPIFAQHVDNSKVGSTTGFVIPELLKKSKVNGSLINHSEHRITSKEIQKLVLKLKDLKMTSIVCVKDVAEAKKYAKLNPDYIAIEPPELIGSGKAVSTERPELITEATIAVKSAQNNTKLLCGAGIVSGKDVSKAVELGSKGILVASGIIKAKNWDKIISEFAKALV; encoded by the coding sequence ATGTTTGTAATCAATTGTAAAAATTATGAAGAAATTTCAGGGGACAAAATTATAAAATTTGTAAAAACTGCTGAAAAAATTTCAAAAAAATTTAAAATAAAAATTGCAATCTGTCCACCTCAACATCTAATTGGAGTGGTAGCTACCAGTTCAATTCCAATTTTTGCACAACATGTAGATAATTCCAAAGTGGGAAGCACAACAGGTTTTGTAATTCCAGAACTGTTAAAAAAATCAAAAGTGAATGGATCGTTAATCAATCACAGTGAACACAGAATTACATCAAAGGAAATTCAAAAATTAGTATTGAAATTAAAAGATCTCAAGATGACATCAATTGTTTGTGTTAAAGATGTGGCAGAGGCAAAAAAATATGCCAAACTAAATCCAGATTATATTGCAATAGAGCCACCAGAACTCATAGGATCAGGCAAAGCTGTATCAACTGAAAGACCAGAATTGATAACAGAAGCAACAATTGCTGTAAAAAGTGCACAAAACAATACAAAACTTCTTTGTGGAGCAGGAATTGTTTCTGGAAAAGATGTTTCAAAGGCAGTGGAATTAGGTTCCAAAGGAATCCTAGTTGCAAGTGGTATAATCAAAGCAAAAAATTGGGATAAAATAATTTCGGAATTTGCCAAGGCATTAGTTTAA
- a CDS encoding deoxycytidylate deaminase, with the protein MNRQTENVLSTFERPNWDEYFMLQAELAKLRSNCVTRQVGAVIVRNHRQLATGYNGTPPGIKNCFEGGCKRCQLRMEGKIESGASLDRCLCNHAEANAIMHCAILGIEAGIEGAILYTTFVPCLECTKMAITIGIRKFVCLDSYPETDFDLLKEAGVEVIQLDKAKIAKWAQELVNKYNSG; encoded by the coding sequence TTGAACAGACAAACAGAAAATGTGTTGAGTACTTTTGAGAGACCAAATTGGGATGAATACTTTATGCTTCAAGCAGAACTTGCTAAACTGCGTTCAAATTGTGTAACAAGACAAGTAGGAGCAGTTATTGTCAGAAATCACAGACAGTTGGCAACAGGGTATAATGGAACACCCCCAGGAATCAAAAATTGTTTTGAAGGAGGATGTAAAAGATGCCAATTAAGAATGGAGGGAAAAATAGAATCAGGAGCATCACTTGATAGATGTCTATGCAATCATGCAGAGGCTAATGCAATAATGCATTGTGCAATTTTAGGCATAGAAGCAGGAATAGAGGGAGCCATACTATACACAACATTTGTCCCATGCTTAGAATGTACCAAGATGGCAATTACAATTGGCATTAGAAAATTTGTATGTCTTGACTCTTATCCAGAAACAGACTTTGACTTGCTAAAAGAAGCAGGTGTAGAAGTCATACAATTAGATAAAGCAAAAATTGCAAAATGGGCTCAAGAACTAGTTAACAAATACAATTCTGGATGA
- a CDS encoding DNA-directed DNA polymerase I produces the protein MQVNMEESKRIESMPPAMLVSATYDNNSKSAVLKFYEPESQKLFLWKDEIGHKPYCYSRLAPEELEFLQERDDVLEIKTVQRYDLMKDKEIDMSKITVADPLAIGGTSGDKSIRNVIETWESDIKYYENYLYDRKLIVGKYYEVIGGKIKPHDLEISDEVKIALKSLLWDKVDSESMVDAEGFKKFVSEWADLLNQPIPKIKRLSVDIEVEAEIGRIPDPKIAEKKVTAIGMKGTDGFDQIFVLKTEGTEQGTNELDQNIKVTFYDLDKEKDMIYDAFKIIKEFPFVVTYNGDEFDLPYLYNRAERLGIKNSENPFYMMRDSATLKEGVHLDLYRTFSNRSFQIYAFSQKYTNFSLNEVSKALLGKEKIDYGLEFDQLSLYQTANYCYNDALLTYELTSFNSELLMQLLVIISRIARMPIDDIARMGVSQWIRSLLYYEHRKRNCLIPKRQELERRSEGVMSDAVIKDKKYRGGLVVEPKEGIHFDVVVMDFASLYPSIIKVRNLSYETVRCPHEECKKNSIPGTNHWTCSKRNGLTSMIIGSLRDLRVNYYKSLSKKETLTEEQRQQYTVVSQALKVILNASYGVMGAEIFPLYFLPAAEATTAIGRHTILETIKKCESAGIEVLYGDTDSLFIKNPTKEQIQTVIEQAKKDHGVDLEIDKTYRYCVLSNRKKNYLGVTKEGKVDVKGLTGKKSHTPPFIKKLFYELLDVLSEVQTVEGFEKAKKQISEKIATCGKKVESKEIPLEDLTFNVMLSKAPSEYTKTIPQHIRAAKQLESIREIKKGDRISYIKILNKPGVKPVEMAKKEEIDSKKYMEFMESTLEQITSSMDLDFDTILGKPKQTGLDEFFWN, from the coding sequence ATGCAAGTCAATATGGAAGAATCAAAAAGAATTGAATCAATGCCACCAGCTATGTTAGTATCAGCTACGTATGATAACAATTCAAAATCAGCAGTTCTAAAATTCTACGAACCAGAGTCTCAAAAATTGTTTTTGTGGAAAGATGAGATTGGCCATAAACCATATTGCTACTCAAGACTTGCACCAGAGGAATTAGAATTTCTTCAAGAAAGAGACGATGTTTTAGAAATTAAAACAGTTCAGAGATATGATTTGATGAAAGACAAAGAAATAGACATGTCAAAGATCACTGTAGCAGATCCGCTAGCAATTGGAGGAACATCAGGAGACAAAAGCATAAGAAATGTAATTGAAACATGGGAATCAGATATCAAGTATTATGAGAATTATCTGTATGATAGAAAGCTAATAGTTGGAAAATATTACGAAGTAATTGGTGGGAAGATAAAGCCACATGATTTAGAAATTTCTGACGAGGTGAAGATTGCACTAAAGAGTTTGCTATGGGATAAGGTTGATAGTGAAAGCATGGTAGATGCTGAAGGATTCAAAAAATTTGTTTCTGAATGGGCAGATTTACTTAACCAACCAATTCCAAAGATCAAAAGACTAAGTGTAGATATAGAAGTTGAAGCCGAAATTGGCAGAATACCAGATCCAAAGATTGCAGAAAAAAAAGTTACAGCAATAGGTATGAAGGGAACAGATGGATTTGACCAAATTTTTGTGCTCAAAACAGAAGGAACAGAACAAGGTACAAATGAATTAGATCAAAACATCAAAGTGACATTTTATGATTTAGATAAAGAAAAAGATATGATTTATGATGCATTCAAGATAATCAAAGAATTTCCATTTGTTGTAACATACAACGGAGATGAATTTGATTTGCCATATCTATACAACAGAGCAGAGAGACTAGGGATTAAAAATTCAGAGAATCCATTTTATATGATGAGGGATTCTGCAACACTCAAAGAGGGGGTTCATCTTGATTTGTATAGAACATTTTCAAACAGATCATTTCAAATCTATGCCTTTAGTCAAAAATATACAAATTTCTCATTAAACGAAGTTTCAAAAGCGTTACTAGGAAAAGAAAAGATAGACTATGGATTAGAGTTTGATCAATTATCACTCTACCAGACTGCAAATTATTGTTACAATGATGCCCTGCTGACGTACGAGCTTACCAGTTTTAACAGTGAATTGTTGATGCAGTTACTAGTCATTATTTCAAGAATTGCAAGAATGCCAATTGACGATATTGCAAGAATGGGAGTATCTCAATGGATTCGTAGTCTTTTGTATTACGAGCATAGAAAAAGAAATTGCCTAATTCCAAAAAGGCAGGAACTTGAAAGAAGATCAGAAGGAGTGATGTCAGATGCAGTAATCAAAGATAAAAAATACAGAGGAGGGTTAGTGGTCGAACCAAAAGAAGGAATTCATTTTGATGTAGTTGTAATGGATTTTGCAAGTCTGTATCCAAGCATAATCAAAGTCAGAAACCTTTCGTATGAAACAGTAAGATGCCCACATGAAGAATGCAAAAAAAATTCAATCCCAGGAACAAATCACTGGACATGCTCAAAGAGAAATGGCTTGACATCAATGATTATTGGCTCATTAAGAGATCTGAGGGTAAATTACTACAAGAGTTTATCAAAAAAAGAGACACTAACTGAAGAACAAAGGCAGCAATACACAGTAGTAAGTCAAGCACTTAAGGTAATTCTAAATGCGAGCTATGGGGTAATGGGAGCTGAAATATTTCCATTATATTTTCTGCCTGCAGCTGAAGCCACTACTGCAATTGGAAGACATACAATTTTAGAGACAATCAAAAAATGTGAATCTGCAGGTATTGAAGTACTTTATGGAGATACAGATTCGTTATTTATAAAAAATCCAACTAAAGAACAAATTCAAACAGTAATTGAACAAGCAAAAAAAGATCACGGTGTTGATTTAGAGATTGATAAAACATACAGATATTGTGTGCTAAGTAACAGAAAGAAAAACTATCTGGGAGTTACTAAAGAAGGTAAAGTAGACGTTAAAGGACTGACAGGAAAAAAGTCTCATACTCCTCCATTTATCAAAAAATTATTTTATGAATTACTTGACGTGTTATCTGAAGTTCAAACAGTGGAGGGTTTTGAAAAAGCAAAAAAACAGATCTCTGAAAAAATTGCAACATGTGGAAAAAAAGTCGAGTCAAAAGAAATTCCTCTTGAAGATTTAACATTTAATGTAATGCTTAGTAAGGCTCCATCTGAATACACCAAGACAATCCCACAGCATATCCGTGCAGCAAAACAATTAGAGTCCATAAGAGAAATAAAAAAAGGAGATAGGATATCATACATCAAAATTCTAAACAAACCCGGAGTAAAGCCTGTAGAAATGGCAAAAAAAGAAGAGATTGATTCTAAAAAATACATGGAATTTATGGAATCAACACTTGAGCAAATTACATCATCAATGGACTTGGATTTTGACACAATTTTGGGAAAACCAAAGCAAACAGGATTAGACGAGTTTTTCTGGAATTAG